One segment of Onychomys torridus chromosome 3, mOncTor1.1, whole genome shotgun sequence DNA contains the following:
- the Vamp1 gene encoding vesicle-associated membrane protein 1, which yields MSAPAQPPTEGTEGAAPGGGPPGPPPNTTSNRRLQQTQAQVEEVVDIMRVNVDKVLERDQRLSELDDRADALQAGASQFESSAAKLKRKYWWKNCKMMIMLGAICAIIVVVIVIYFFT from the exons AT GTCTGCTCCAGCTCAGCCACCCACTGAAGGAACAGAAGGGGCTGCCCCAGGTGGGGGtcctcctggtcctcctcctAATACGACCAGTAATAGACGACTACAGCAAACCCAGGCACAAGTGGAGGAG GTGGTGGACATCATGCGTGTGAATGTGGACAAGGTCCTGGAGAGGGACCAGAGGCTGTCAGAGTTGGATGACCGAGCTGATGCCTTGCAGGCGGGAGCATCACAATTTGAGAGCAGTGCCGCCAAGCTGAAAAGGAAGTACTGGTGGAAAAACTGCAAG ATGATGATCATGCTGGGAGCTATCTGTGCCATCATCGTGGTAGTTATTGTGA TCTACTTTTTTACTTGA